The Candidatus Nitrosocosmicus franklandus genome contains a region encoding:
- a CDS encoding branched-chain amino acid transaminase produces the protein MNSNNAEFIWFDGEFKPWDSVTVPITTHAIHYGTSVFEGIRGYSNDENLFVFKLREHIERLIQSAEVYSINSRYSISEICSSTVGLLKRNNIKKSCYIRPLLFVGLHGIDLNVTKNSPSHLAIIAFPFNRYFPETGIRTCISSWRRINENSTPPMAKAGGNYLNSVLATQECKRNGFDESILLDYQGNVSEAPGENIFLIRGNKIYTPPLSDSVLEGITRNTAITLARDLGYEVQERSITRTELYIADELFVTGTAAEITPVISVDNHKIGSGQVGEITKKISNYYQKVVISEIPEYREWLTPVW, from the coding sequence ATGAATAGTAATAATGCCGAGTTTATTTGGTTTGATGGTGAATTCAAACCTTGGGATTCAGTAACCGTACCCATAACTACTCATGCAATACATTATGGAACCTCAGTATTCGAGGGTATAAGAGGTTACTCCAATGATGAGAATCTGTTTGTGTTTAAACTTAGAGAGCATATAGAAAGATTGATTCAATCTGCTGAGGTCTATTCTATTAATTCCCGATACTCGATTTCTGAGATATGTTCTTCTACAGTTGGGCTTTTAAAAAGGAACAATATTAAAAAATCCTGCTACATTAGACCTTTATTATTTGTTGGATTACATGGCATTGACCTTAATGTCACTAAGAATTCGCCTTCCCACTTGGCAATTATTGCGTTTCCATTTAATAGATACTTCCCAGAAACAGGGATAAGAACATGTATTTCATCGTGGAGGCGAATAAATGAGAACTCCACCCCTCCCATGGCCAAAGCAGGTGGCAATTATCTGAATTCAGTTCTTGCCACTCAGGAGTGTAAAAGAAATGGCTTTGATGAATCAATTCTCTTGGATTATCAGGGCAACGTAAGCGAAGCCCCTGGGGAAAATATTTTTCTGATCAGGGGAAATAAGATTTATACTCCTCCTCTCTCAGATTCCGTCTTGGAGGGAATTACACGAAATACTGCTATAACATTGGCAAGAGATTTGGGATACGAAGTACAAGAGCGATCTATAACTAGAACGGAACTTTATATCGCCGATGAATTATTTGTAACTGGCACAGCTGCAGAGATTACTCCTGTTATAAGCGTTGACAATCATAAGATTGGTAGCGGACAAGTTGGCGAAATTACCAAGAAAATTTCAAACTATTACCAAAAAGTTGTTATATCTGAGATCCCTGAATATAGGGAATGGCTTACGCCTGTATGGTAA
- a CDS encoding Gfo/Idh/MocA family protein, producing MGEKSIKAAVIGTGGWGKNHVRVLNDLGVLAAVCDSDENRLKMLSKKYKVNSYTKLEHLLQKETDLDACLVCTPTKTHFQVAQEVMKNKIHVFVEKPLSFSSIECEKLTELSKLNNVILTSGYIERFNPSIQDLKQIIDENTYGELLMMEFHRENRMPLHIKDVGIIYDTSVHDIDTAMFIFNDKPNVVFARAGKRFHNSEDFATIMLGFSGQKVAIIVSNWITPKKVRRFSAVCSEGTITGDFLTQEIKIDDENKTLIPRRVFREPLTLELENFIKAVSGNITKFLVTPEDATAVTKIAEAALISSNTGNPVYLSFD from the coding sequence TTGGGTGAAAAATCAATAAAAGCTGCCGTGATCGGTACCGGTGGCTGGGGAAAAAATCATGTTCGAGTTCTGAATGATTTAGGGGTACTAGCTGCTGTTTGTGACTCTGATGAAAATCGATTGAAAATGCTTTCGAAAAAATACAAGGTCAATTCCTATACTAAATTGGAACACTTGCTTCAAAAAGAAACTGATCTTGATGCATGTTTGGTGTGCACTCCAACCAAAACTCACTTTCAAGTTGCCCAAGAGGTTATGAAAAATAAGATACATGTTTTTGTAGAAAAGCCCTTATCTTTTTCCTCAATAGAGTGCGAGAAGCTTACTGAACTGTCCAAATTGAATAACGTAATTTTGACATCTGGATACATCGAACGCTTTAATCCTTCTATACAGGATCTGAAACAGATTATTGATGAAAACACTTATGGTGAATTATTAATGATGGAATTTCACCGTGAGAACCGTATGCCTCTACATATAAAGGATGTAGGCATCATCTATGATACGTCTGTACATGACATAGATACTGCAATGTTTATTTTCAATGATAAACCAAATGTCGTTTTTGCTCGTGCAGGAAAGCGTTTTCATAATTCGGAGGATTTTGCGACTATAATGCTTGGTTTTTCTGGCCAGAAGGTTGCAATTATCGTGTCGAACTGGATTACTCCAAAAAAAGTTAGACGATTTTCAGCTGTATGTTCAGAAGGTACTATTACAGGCGATTTTCTAACCCAAGAAATTAAGATAGATGATGAAAACAAAACCCTTATCCCTAGGAGAGTTTTCAGAGAACCATTGACTCTCGAATTGGAAAATTTCATCAAAGCAGTTTCTGGTAATATTACAAAGTTTCTAGTTACACCAGAGGATGCAACGGCGGTAACAAAAATCGCAGAAGCGGCATTGATTTCTAGTAACACTGGCAATCCCGTTTATCTTTCATTCGATTAA
- a CDS encoding acyltransferase: protein MSENSNKISVINFVSPKATIGNNVKIWHFAYVGNDTIIGDNVMIGSLTHVDYGVKIGNGCRIEGSVYIPPLTKIGNNVFIGPGATFTNDPYPMSKKMVGVVVEDGAIIGGGSVIKPGVTIGRNSVVAMASVVTKDVPPDMVVMGHPARIKYDRSQYDKKKNDWESQN, encoded by the coding sequence TTGTCAGAAAACTCTAATAAAATATCTGTAATTAACTTTGTTTCACCAAAAGCCACCATAGGTAATAATGTCAAAATTTGGCATTTTGCATATGTAGGTAATGATACTATTATTGGAGATAATGTTATGATCGGCTCTCTTACTCATGTTGATTATGGGGTCAAAATAGGGAACGGGTGTAGAATAGAGGGATCCGTATATATCCCCCCACTTACTAAAATTGGAAATAACGTTTTCATTGGGCCTGGAGCTACTTTTACCAATGATCCGTATCCTATGAGTAAAAAAATGGTAGGGGTGGTTGTTGAGGATGGAGCTATAATTGGAGGAGGTTCTGTTATTAAGCCTGGAGTAACTATTGGTAGAAATAGTGTGGTTGCCATGGCTTCAGTAGTAACAAAAGATGTACCTCCAGACATGGTTGTAATGGGACATCCTGCACGGATAAAATATGATAGATCCCAGTATGACAAGAAAAAGAATGATTGGGAGAGTCAGAATTAA
- a CDS encoding DUF354 domain-containing protein produces MKIWFDILTPKQIMFFSPAIAILQGDGHDILSTSRNYREANELSKLKGLHLIRVGSHGGSNLYDKLYQSSKRIVELTKIASKFSPDLVVSFSSPEASRVAFGLGIKHIGFNDSPHAEAVARLTIPLLSTLFSPSAIPLTAWKKFGISPKDIIQYNGLDPMAWLDQTYKSRAVKGTLYSNNSSKSNSSSSNSSQNLFASLGIDDSKKSILIRLEESKAAYISNKNLRIQPLSFVDHVVNTFGPKTNVIVLCRYPDQIREMSKRFANKATVLKRVVDGVDLLKKVDVFIGAGGTMTAESALLGKPTISIAPIQFYIDDYLKKIGLVKQALTPYQLDKLVNSFLTDQERCDEVRDNANRIIKEMENPIEKLIKYISTMSKK; encoded by the coding sequence GTGAAGATTTGGTTCGATATATTAACTCCCAAACAGATAATGTTTTTCAGCCCTGCTATTGCAATTTTGCAAGGTGACGGTCATGATATACTTAGTACCTCTAGAAATTATAGGGAAGCAAACGAATTGTCTAAACTAAAAGGACTACATCTTATTCGAGTAGGTAGCCATGGCGGATCAAATCTTTACGATAAGCTCTATCAAAGTTCCAAGCGAATAGTCGAGCTAACAAAAATAGCATCAAAATTTTCTCCCGATTTAGTGGTAAGTTTCTCATCCCCTGAGGCCTCTCGTGTTGCCTTTGGTCTGGGTATTAAACATATTGGGTTCAATGATTCCCCACATGCCGAAGCTGTTGCCAGACTAACGATTCCGCTATTATCAACTTTATTTTCTCCATCCGCGATTCCCTTGACAGCTTGGAAAAAATTCGGAATATCTCCAAAAGACATAATCCAATATAATGGATTGGACCCTATGGCATGGCTAGACCAAACATACAAGAGTAGGGCAGTCAAAGGCACTCTATACTCCAATAATTCCTCTAAATCAAATTCCTCCTCATCAAATTCAAGTCAGAATTTGTTTGCAAGTTTAGGTATTGATGACAGTAAAAAATCTATATTGATAAGACTGGAAGAATCAAAGGCCGCCTACATTTCAAACAAGAATCTAAGAATCCAGCCTCTGTCTTTTGTGGATCACGTTGTCAATACCTTTGGTCCAAAAACCAATGTTATAGTTTTATGCAGATATCCAGACCAAATCAGAGAAATGTCCAAGAGATTTGCAAATAAGGCCACCGTACTAAAACGGGTTGTAGACGGGGTAGATCTGCTAAAGAAGGTAGACGTTTTTATAGGAGCTGGCGGAACCATGACTGCCGAATCCGCATTATTGGGCAAGCCGACTATTTCTATAGCCCCTATCCAATTCTATATAGACGATTATCTGAAAAAAATTGGACTCGTAAAACAAGCTCTCACTCCTTATCAACTTGATAAATTGGTAAATTCATTTCTAACAGATCAAGAGAGGTGTGATGAGGTTAGAGATAATGCAAATAGGATAATAAAGGAAATGGAAAATCCAATCGAAAAATTGATCAAATATATTTCTACAATGAGTAAAAAATAG
- a CDS encoding DDE-type integrase/transposase/recombinase: MLTRNRTPSKYVYYGLHLYFSGLSLRKASERLSQIYKRNHVSIWNWIQKYRPQKLKASRRRILEYIVDETMLKVGSEFVWLWVATEPENRQILALSISKERNMFVAERFISDLVKIHGIHPVSTDDRGTWYPMACRFLNLDHHIHSSLEKSLIERKMQYIKDRTESFDDYFPCRIKNCKLKHVRNWLRLFVDYHNNEIKHIK; the protein is encoded by the coding sequence ATGCTTACTAGAAACAGAACGCCTTCAAAGTATGTATATTATGGGTTGCATTTGTACTTTTCAGGCCTATCGTTAAGGAAAGCCTCGGAAAGATTATCTCAGATATACAAGAGAAATCACGTTTCCATCTGGAATTGGATTCAAAAATACAGGCCTCAAAAATTGAAAGCATCAAGAAGAAGAATTCTAGAATATATTGTAGACGAGACCATGTTAAAGGTGGGATCAGAGTTTGTCTGGCTCTGGGTTGCAACTGAACCCGAAAACAGGCAAATTCTCGCACTGTCTATCTCTAAAGAAAGAAACATGTTTGTAGCTGAAAGATTCATTTCAGATTTAGTCAAGATTCATGGAATTCATCCAGTTTCGACTGATGATAGAGGTACTTGGTATCCAATGGCCTGTAGATTCTTAAATCTCGATCATCACATTCATTCCTCTCTGGAGAAAAGTCTGATTGAAAGAAAGATGCAATACATAAAGGATAGAACCGAAAGTTTCGATGACTACTTTCCTTGTAGAATAAAGAATTGCAAGTTAAAGCATGTACGGAATTGGCTGCGGCTCTTTGTAGACTATCATAACAATGAAATAAAACATATTAAGTGA